A region of the Methylobacterium nodulans ORS 2060 genome:
CCAGGGTCAGCTCGCCCTCGTCTCGGGCTGGACTGGCATCGACCTGTCCACCCTCGGGCCCGAGGAGGCGCTGGCCTATGTGAAGACCAACGCCATGCAGTCGCTGGTCGAGAACCTGACGGTGAACACGGACCACCGCTTCACGGTGCGCGACTTCGCGCAGTTCGGGCCGCTCGGCGCGCGCGCGCCCTTCCTCGTCGGATCGCCCAGCGAGGTGGCGGACGAGCTCCTGTCCTGGGCCGAGGAGGCCGATGTGGATGGGTTCAACCTCACCCGCGTGGTGGTGCCGGAGACGCTGGAGGCCTTCGTCGACCTCGTGGTGCCGGAACTCCAGGACCGCGGCGTCTTCAAGACGCGCTACCGGGAGGGGACTCTTCGCGAGAAGCTGTTTCCGGGGACGGGCGCGCGGCTGAAATCCACCCATCCGGGCGCCGGCTTCCGGCGCCTCGCGGCCTGACGCGCAAGGTGTGCCAGCCTCAGGTGATATAGTCAACATACAAGGTAGACTGTGTGCCTGGACCCGTTGCCGCGCTAGGCTGCCGATGAATGGAGGGCAGCCATGGCAGGGACGGGAGCACGCACGGCGGCGCTGGCGGAGCGCTACGGACCGGCGGGAGCGAACCTCGCCATCGCCTGGAACGACACCCTGGCCTCCTCGCCCATCGCTCGGTGCGCGCCTACCGGCCCGATCCCCCGCCCGCCGGCACCCTGGAGACCCTGATCGCCGCGGCGCAGTGGCCGCCTCCTCGAACCTCCAGACCTGGAGCGTGGTCGCAGTGGAGCATCCGGAGACGAAGCGCCGCCTCGCCGCGGTGACGGGCGGCCAGCGGCACGTGATCGAAGCGCCGCTCGTCCTGGTCTGGCTCGCCGACCTGTCGCGCCTCGACGCGATCGGCCGCGCGCGGGAGCGGCTCGGCTTCGGGCTGTGCTGATGCGCTGGCGCGGGGGAAGTCAAGCGATTATATCGACCAAGTTACCTCCCCGGCCGCGCGGAGCCAGGATGCTCACCAACAAGGGAAAGTACGGGCTCAAGGCGCTCGTCCATCTCGCGGGGCTGCCGCCCGGCGCCCGCATCGGCGTGGCCGAGGTCGCCGCGGCCAACAACATCCCGAAAAAATTCCTGGACGCGATCCTGGGCGAACTGCGCAACGCCGGGATCGTTCACAGCCGCAAGGGCCCCGGGGGCGGCTATGCCCTGGCACGGCCCCCCGAGGAGATCCGGGTCGGCCACGCCATCCGCGTGCTCGATGGGCCGTTGGCTCCGATCCCCTGCGCGAGCCGGACGGGCTATCGCCCCTGCGAGGATTGTGCGGACGAGGCCGCCTGCGCGGTGCGCCTGGTGATGCTGGAGGTGCGCAACAGCATCGCGGGCGTGCTCGATACGCTCACCCTCGCGCAGATGCGCGACCGGCCGGCGGCGGACGAGGGCGACAGCCTCACCTACCAGATCTGACGGCCACTCCCCTCACCAGGTGGCGCAGGGGCGCGCGGCCGCATGCGGGACGGACTCGGGCCGATCCGATACCCCGCCGTCCCGGATGCGGGTGGCAAGCCACGCGCAGGCGACGTCGAGATCGAGAAGCTGCCCCCCGGCCGCATAGGGCATCAGCGCGGCGGGATCGGTCGTGAAGATCCGGTCTTCGCGCCCGCCCGCCCCGGTCCGCGCCATCGCCAGGAGCGGATGATCCGTCTGCTGCGGCGAGGCCCCCGGACGCCCCGGTGCGCGCGCCGTCAGCGCGTGCCACGCCCGGCGCCCATGACGCAGGACGCTCGCCCGGGCCCGCGGCGGCAGGTGATGCCAGATCTCCGGGGCGTGCAGGCGCACGCCGTCGATCGCCTCGGTCCAGGGCATGTTTCGGAGTTCGGCCTCCCGCACCACATCCCGCAGCCAGCGAATCAGGTAGGCGATGCCGGTGCCGAGCGGCAGGTCGGCGCGGTCGAGGCGCAGCACGCGCAGGGCTTCGCCGGTCTTGGCGGTGAATGCCGCCCCGTGCGCCGCGGGCGATCCCGCCACCGTGATCGTCGCAGTCTGCGCGAGGTAGGTCGTGCCGTCGTCGAGCAGAGCCGCGACGCCCTGCCCCGTCGCGCCAAGCGCCGTGCACGTCCCCTCGGCCACGTGAAGGCGCGTGGCGGCCTCCCGCAACGCGGCACTCAGCCGGGGCTCCGCACCGTCCGCCGCTCCGATCGGCCACCATCGCTCCCCGTCCGCGACGCCGGTCCTCAGGATCGGAGCGTAGGTCTGCCGGCGCAGGAGGCGGCAGAGGTCGGGCTTCCGTTCGATCAGCGTCACCTGGGCGCGCGGGTTCTGCCGCAGCAGGTGCGAGGTCAGGCAGAGGGCGCTGGCCGTGGCGCCCACCACGAGGTGGTGGCGCCCATCCCTCGGACGCGGGGGCGCGGCTGCCGCTTGCATCGGGGCCTCCTTCCGGCCGTCGCCGGGCGCGACGATGAGGGGGAATTGTCGAGCGAACGGGCCGAAAGATCAACGAGAACGTACTTTTTAAAGAACGCACGAATGCAGAAGAAACCGCTGTCGATCGGCGCCTCGCGAGAGAATCCTGCGATGCTGGGTGCTCCGCCACCACCAACGCCGCATCCAGAAAGCATCACCCCAACCGCGGCGATGCAGAACCGCCGCGGCCCGGCGGACATGCCGCGGTCGGCATTCGGCTGAGAATGGTCACCAAGCGTGGCCAGCGCTCGCGTTCTCCATTCAGAACATCGGGTGCCGTGATCACGCCAGTCATTCGGCCTTCGCCGCGCATGAGGCTTTCACCACCGTCGATCGCCGACGAAACGAGAACTTCCTTCGCCGAGGAGGTCTGATGAAAAGTATTCGTCAGGGCGGTGCCTTCTCCGGCTGGGTCTTCGGGCTGGCGATGGTCGCGGGCATGACCGCCACGCTGCTGGGCGGACACCACCTTCGGCTGCTCCCCTGACCTCACGCCTGCCGGCTGCGCTGTTCCGGATGGGCCTAGCTCCGCACGGCCGGCGCAGCTCTCAGGCGAGCCGCCACGGTCCGCGCCAGGTCCGCGGCTTGGCCGCGGATGTCCGGCACGGCCGTGCACTCCCACAGGGTGCCGCGCAGGAGCGGGCCGAGCGTCCAGAGCGGATGGTGGGCATCCCCGTGCTGGTCGATCAGCGTCAGGTCCTCGGTCACCGCGAGGCCGAGCCCTAGCCGGGCGCTCCGGCATGATGCGGCTGAGGTGGATGGCCGCCATGGTTCCGCTGAACCCCGCGCCGATCACGGCCACGGGACGTGAGGTCGTCGGCATCGTTCGTCTCCAACCCAGCCGGTGCGCTGGTTATAGAGCGAGGCGCGGCAGAGTGCTCTGGCGGCAGCCGGAGCGGCCGATTCCGGCGATCACCTGGCCGGCCGGGACGTGCAGGTCGAGGCCACGGGTCTCGCGGTGGCGTCGGAAGCCCGCAGGGTCACGGCGAGCGCCACCGGCCGGCTCACCAGCGCCCCGGCTCCACGAAGTCGAACACGTGCTTGAACAGGCCCGAAATCGCGACCGCCCTGCGCTGCTGAGCTGGGGGGTGCCGCCTGCGATCAGCCACCGGCCGAGTGTCTGGGCGGGGCGAACGGTCGAGCCGCCGCCCGGATCAGGCACTCCGGCGCCGGGCCACGGCATAGCCGCTCTCCGGCCGCGGCAGCCCGTAATGGTCGCGCAGCGTCGTGCCCGCATACTCCGCGCGGAACAGACCGCGCTTGCGCAGGATCGGCACGACCTCGGCGACGAAGATGTCGAAGCCGCCGGTGAGCCAGGGCGGCATCACGTTGAACCCGTCGGCGGCGCCGGACTCGAACCAGGTCTGGATCGCGTCGGCGATGCGGTCGGGCGTGCCCGCCAGGACCCAATGGCCCCGCGCGCCGGCGAGCCGCTTGATCAGCCCGCGAAGGGTCGGCGCCTCGCGATCGACGATGTCCATCACGAGCTGGAAGCGGCTCGCGACGCCGTTCGGGCCCTGCCTGTCGATGACGTGGCGTGGGAAGGGGCCGTCGAGATCGTAGCCGCTCAGGTCGACGCCGAGCATGCGCTTGAGCTGCTCCAGCGAGGCGGCCGGCTGGATCAGTGCGTCGATCTCCTCCTCCAGCCTGTCGGCCTCGGCCTGGGTCGAGCCGATGAACGGGCTGATGCCGGGCAGGATGCGGATGTGCTCTGGCCGGCGCCCGAGCGCGCCGGCGCGCGTCTTGATGTCGGCGTAGAAGGCCTGCGCGCTGGCGAGCGTCTGGTGCGCGGTGAAGATCGCCTCCGCGTGCCGGGCCGCGAAGGAGCGGCCATCCTCCGACGAGCCGGCCTGCACGTAGACCGGCCGGCCCTGCGGCGATCGCGAGACGTTGAGCGGTCCGCGCACGCGGTAATGCTTGCCGACGTGGTCGATGCGGTGGACCTTGTCGCCGTCGGCGAAGACGCCGCTCGCGGGATCGGCGACGAGGGCATCGTCCTCCCAGCTGTCCCAGAGCTTGGTCACCACGTCGAGGAACTCGCGCGCCTTGTCGTAGCGGTCGCCATGCGGCGGGTGCTCGGGCAGGCCGAAATTCTGCGCCGCGCCGGCATCGCTGGTGGTGACGATGTTCCAGCCGGCCCGACCGTTGCTGATATGGTCGAGCGACGCGAAGAGCCGCGCGAGATTGTAGGGCTCGTTGTAGGTGGTGGAGGCGGTCCCGATCAGTCCGATCCGGCTCGTCACGGCGGCGATCGCGGTCAGCCAGGTCACCGGCTCGAACCGCACCCGCGAGGAATAGCGGACGTTCTCCGGCAGCGACGGCCCGTCCGCGAAGAAGATCGCATCGAACTTGGCGGCTTCGGCCCGCCGCGCCAGCTCCTGATAGTAGCTGATGTCGAGCACGCGGCGTGGCTCGGATTCCCGGTAGCGCCACGCCGCCTCGTGATGACCGCCGGGGTAGATGAACAGGTTCAGCGCCAGCTGGCGCTCGGGCTTGGACATCCGCAACCTCGCTTTGAAAGACCGGAAGCGCGCCCACGCCAGCATTCGAGAGGCGTGCCCGATCCCGCCCGCACCGTCCCGCGCGGCAGGGCAAGCATGGCGAGACGGCTGCCGGGCAGTCAAGAGAAACGTGTTCTAAAAACGAATAGATCGGAAGAATAACCAGCCAGGCACACCCCACATCGTGGAAAATCCTAAACCATAAGAACGCACATCGTCGATATCACAAGATTTTTCTCCCGACTTTGGCGAACCTAGATCATTTGTCTCACCGCATTCTTGCTCCAGGAAAAACGTTCTCGTTGACGTGGCGCACCCGCAAAGCCAGATTCTCCGTCATCGAGCGCGGCCTATTCAGGCCCGCAGGACGACGATTATCAGAGGCGAGTGATGACGAAGAGACGCAACCTGCTTTCGCGCAGGCAGGCTTCTGCCCTGCTCGGAGGCTTGGGCCTGGCAGTGGCCGCCTCCGGTCCGGCCGCTGCGGCCGAGGGCCAGCTGCGCATCGCCAAGCAGTTCGGTATCGTCTACCTGCTCCTGAACGTGACCGAGGACCAGAAGCTGATCGAGAAGCACGGCCAAGCGGCCGGCATCGACATCAAGGTCGACTACGTCCAGTTGTCCGGCGGCTCGGCCGTCAACGACGCACTGCTCTCCGGCAGCATCGACATCGCCAGTGCCGGGGTCGGTCCACTCTTCACCCTCTGGGACCGCACCCGCGGCCGACAGAACGTCAAGGGCGTCGCCTCCCTCGGCAACTTCCCCTATTACCTCGTCAGCAATCGTCCCGACGTGAAGTCGATCGCCGACTTCACGGACAAGGACCGGATCGCACTGCCCGCGGTCGGTGTGTCGGTACAGGCCCGCATCCTGCAATGGGCCTCCGCCAAGCTGTGGGGCGACAAGGACTTCGCCAAACTCGACAAGATCAGCGTCGCGGTGCCGCATCCGGAGGCGGCCGCCGCCATCATCAAGGGCGGCACCGAGATCAGCGGCCATTTCGGCAACCCGCCCTTCCAGGAGCAGGAGCTGGCCGAGAACCCGAACGCCCGCATTGTCCTCAATTCCTACGACGTCCAGGGCGGCCCCGCCTCCTCCACCGTGCTCTACGCGACGGAAAAATTCTACAAGGACAGCCCCAAGACGTATCAGGCCTTCGTCGATGCGCTGGCCGAGGCGGCGAAGTTCATCACCGCCAACCCGGATAAAGCGGCCGATATCTACCTCAAGGCGACCGGCAGCAAGATCGACCGCGATCTCCTGCTCAAGGTGATCAAAAACCCCGAAGTGACATTCAAGATCGAGCCGCAGAACACGCTCGGCCTCGGCCAGTTCATGCATCGGGTGGGCGCAATCAAGAACGAGCCGAAGACGCTCGGCGACTATTTCTTCGTCAGTCCGCGCATCACCGCGGGCAGTTGAGCGGCAGGCCGCGAATGACTCTGGTGGCCAAGCGCGACGCTCCTGCCGCGACGCAGCAGAGAGGTCTTCCGGTTCCCGGATTCCGTTACGGCGAGGAGGCGCGCGCTCCTCAGGCCGCAAGCATGCCCACGCCGCTCCTGCGCATCGCGGGCGTCTCCCTGGAGTACCGCACGCCGGAGCGTGTGATCCGGGCCACGCACCGCGTCGATATCGACGTCTACGAGGCCGATCGCTTCGTCCTGCTCGGCCCCTCGGGCTGCGGCAAGTCCACCCTGCTCAAGGCCGTGGCCGGCTTCATTCCCCCGATCGAGGGCGAGATCATCCTCGATGGCCGGCCGGTGCGCGGACCGGGACCGGACCGCATCGTGGTCTTCCAGGAATTCGACCAGCTGCCGCCCTGGAAGACGGTGGTGCAGAACGTGGCCTTTCCGCTGCGGGCCTCGGGCACGCTCGGCCGGCGGGAGGCCGAGGCGCGCGCCCGGCACACCATCGACAAGGTCGGCCTGTCGCGGTTCGCCGACAGCTATCCGCACCAGCTCTCCGGCGGCATGAAGCAGCGCGTCGCCATCGCCCGCGCGCTCGCCATGCAGCCCAAGGTGCTGCTGATGGACGAGCCCTTCGCGGCCCTCGATGCGCTGACGCGCCGCAAGATGCAGGAGGAGCTGCTGGCGCTCTGGGACGAGATCCGCTTCACCCTGCTCTTCGTCACCCACTCCATCGAGGAGGCGCTGGCGGTCGGCAACCGCGTGGCCCTGCTGTCGGCCCATCCGGGCCGCGTCCGGGGCGAGTTCAACAGCCACGAATTCGATCTGACCAGCGTCGGCAGCAGCGCCTTCCAGGCGGCGGTCCAGCGCCTGCATCGGCGGCTGTTCGATGCCGATCCCGAAACCGCTGCGCGACCTGCCCTGTGATGACCCAGCACGTCCTGCCTCCGATCCGCCCGGAATACGACCGGGCGCTCCCGCCCTTTGTCGAAGCTCCGGTCGAGCGTGCGCTGCCGCTTAGGGTACGGCTCTGGCAACTGGGCTTTCTGCGCAAGGGCCTGATCATCGCCGCGCTCGCGCTCGCCTGGGAGGGGCTCGCCCGATGGCAGAACAACGATCTGCTGCTGCCGGGCTGTCTCGCCACCCTGTCGGCTCTGACCGAGGGCGTGGCGAGCGGCGAATTGCTGGACCGCGTCCGGATCTCGCTCACCGTCCTGGCGCAGGGCTATCTCTGCGGCATCGGGCTCGCCTTCCTGCTGACGACGCTCGCCGTCTCGACTCAAGCGGGCCGTGACCTGCTCTCGACGCTGACGGCAATGTTCAACCCGCTGCCCGCCATCGCGCTGCTGCCGCTGGCGCTGCTCTGGTTCGGCTTAGGCTCCGGGAGCCTGATCTTCGTCCTGATCCATTCGGTGGTGTGGCCGCTGGCACTCAACACCTTCGCCGGGTTCCAGAGCGTGCCCGAGACGTTGCGCATGGCGGGACGCAATTACGGGCTGACGGGCCTCGCTTACGTGTGGCAGATCCTCATCCCGGCCGCGTTGCCGGCCATCCTGTCCGGCCTCAAGATCGGCTGGGCCTTCGCATGGCGCACCCTGATTGCAGCCGAGCTGGTCTTCGGCGCGGCGTCCGGGCGCGGCGGCCTCGGCTGGTATGTCTTCCAGAACCGCAACGAACTCTATACGGATCGCGTCTTCGCCGGCCTCCTCCTGGTCATCGCGATCGGGCTTGTGGTCGAGAACATCGTGTTCGCGACCTTTGAGCGGTTGACGACCCGGCGCTGGGGAATGGTCCGCTGATTCCGTGCGAGCGCAACACTCGTTCTCGTACATGCCGACATCCTTCATCCACATCCGGGCTTCGGCATTGGCGAGCACGCGCTGCCAGTGCTCGGCCGGACAACGTGCGGTGGCCCGCTCTCAACGCAGCGCGCCCCCAATACCTCGGTGGAGGGCCGGTCCATGCCGCCGAGCCGGGACGCAAGCCCCGCCACGACGGGGCCATCGAGTGCCGCACACCGCAACAGCGCCGGAACTGCGAGATTTCGAAGGGGATCTGCGTCGACTGCAACTGATGGTTCGCGCCAGCCCTTTCGCTTTGAGATCTGCAGCGACCACTTCCCGGCGCTGGCACCGCGCCGCCCAATCGGTAGTACTCTGTTCAGCGAACTCGAGTTCAGTGAGGTTCCGGTCCATGACGGCGGATTCCTCGGGTTCGCGAGTTTTCCAGAGACGCGGCGGCCCCGGTCGTGAGGGATGCCGTACAGGAATCCATGGTCTTTTTGTCTTCTAATCTGGGCGAGGCTGATTCTGGCACTGTGTCGGCGCGTCATATGCGGTGCATCACGGCATAGATCAAAACAGATTTCATAGAAAGCGACTATTGATCATATCGATCTGCAATAACCACTAACTATCTAAGCAATGGATGATGCAGGCATGGCTGTTTTACTGGCGATATGGCCCCGCTTATTCAAGCAGTAAATCAGGATCTCGCTCGTAGCGATGTTCACCCCGACTATCTCTTCAGGATCGAGTCCATCCAGATGCATAACCAGAGAACGCAGGCTGTTACCGTGCGCGACCACAAGCACCCGCTTGCCCGCTCGGGCGCAAGGCGCGATCTCGCGTTCGTAGAAGGGCACGACGCGCGCAGCCGTCATTGCCAAACTCTCGCCACCCGGTGGCACTGCGTCGTAGGACTTGCGCCAGAGATGGACCTGCTCCGCACCCCAGAGCGAACGAGCGCCCGTCTTGTTCAAGCCGCTGAGCGCGCCGTAGTCACGCTCGTTCAGAGCCGTGTCTGCATGCACGGGGAGGGTGGGCTGGCCGAGTTCCTCAAGCATGAGGGCCAGCGTGTGCTGAGCGCGCCTGAGCTTGCTGGTGAATGCAAGATTGAAGGAAAAGCCGAGTTCTTTCAGCTTGCGCCCAGCTGCGTGAGCCTCGGCAACACCGCGGGCAGTCAAGGCCGGGTTGCGCCACCCTGAGAACAGGTCCTGTTCGTTGTCCAGGCTCTGCCCATGGCGCATCAGCACGAGCATCTGCTTGCCTATATCCATCACACCTCACCCCGCAGCATGGCAGGCGGCCTGCCATATCGCATCCCAGCCCGGCCGCCACCCCGCTCGCTTGATCTGCTTGAGCGACGCCCGCCTGGCTCGCTTGATGGGCAACCTGCACGACATCGCGTAGGCGCTCTCAGAGCCAGGGACACGACCCTGAAGGCTACCGAGCAGCCGATCAACATCGGTACCGCCATCGCAAAGACCTTCTTCGACATGCTGGGCGTGTTCGCCGAGTTCGAGACCAACCTGCGCCAGGGGCGCCAACCGGAGGGCATTGCCAGCAAGCCGACCAAGGGCATCTAAAAGGGCCGGCCTCCCTCGATTGATCTGGCGAAAGTGCGTGCGCCTGAGGCGTCGCCCTTCCGGAAACCCGGCGGCATCTCGGGATCGGACGTGCCAGCATCTATCGCCTGCTGAGCGCGAATTCCCGAGATGCCAAAGCCATCCTTATGTGCTCGCAATGATGTCTGACGCCAGTAACGGGGTGTCACTCCCGTCCAATCGAGGAACGCGCGACTAAAGTGGGCCGCATCTGCGTAGCCGAGTTCGAGAGCAATCCGGCCAATGGGCCGATCGCACGCCGCAAGCAGCCGCTTGGCCTCACTCATCAGGATCCCGCGCTGGATCATGGCGAAGCTGGTCCCTTCACCCTCCAGCCGGCGCTGCAACGTGCGGCGGGAAAGACCAAGCCGGCGGCTGACCCAGTCGATCGAGGGCCGACCCTCGCACAAGCTCAGCCTTACCAGATGCCCGACAATGTCAGTGAGATTTTCTGCAAGCGGTGCAGCCGGCTCCTCGCCTGCGAGAAGATCACACGGCGCCGGGTTTCCAGTGTCAAGAAGCTCGGCCCGAAACACAAGGCCAGCATTTGGTCCCAGCGTAATGTCGCAACCAAAGACACTTTCGATCTCGGAGCGGTCCGGCAACACAGCTCCGGTCACGATTGCGCGCTCCGGCCGCCAATCTTGCCCGAGAAAATGACGCATGATGCTCAGCAGGTAGCCAAGCGCCAAGATCTCGTTCGTCTGCCGTCCTGCCTCGATCCGCTCGGTAACCGCATAGCCGTAAACTGCCCGGTCGCCCCGAAATCGTAAGCCGGTCCAGGTCGCGGTTTGCAGAACGGCAGGCGTAACGGTCCCCACTCGGGCGATCGCGTCACCGAGCGTCTCGGTAGAGCGCACATGCCGGCTGATAGCGCCGAGCCCGTCAATACCCGCTCGTATTGCCAGCCGGGCCAGAAGGGCGGGATCCCCGATTTCCCGAACGGCGCCCTCAACGAGCCGAAGCTGGTCGCGCAGCAGCATGAGCCGCTCGGGGTCGTCCATGAGGCTGAGCGGCACTTCTGCGCGGCGGAACACGCGGGAGACTGAACCGCCGGCCGCCTCAATGGCCTGGGCGATCGGACCCATCGTGCAAGCTTTCGTCAGACCAAGACCCGACATGCCCGCTCCTCCCCCCGTCAGCCTCCGCAGGATGGCGCGAAATGGCAAGAACACCTTGGTCAAACGGCTGACCGCTCACGCGATGGCCGGCCGCACCAGCGCCAATGGAGGGTCGGAGCGCTCGGGCCCGGCTCAGGGAAGGAAGAGCCGCCATGATCCAAGCGACTTTGTCTGATGAGGCTTTCGGGCGCGAAGCTGCGCGGGATGCCCTGATCAATGCACTTGCAGAGTGCGATGCTGTTGCCACAAGCACCATAGTCACAGTGTCCTCAGAGGTCGGCGTCTGGCTCGATACGGGCCTGGAAGCAAAGCAAGCGCAGTGGGTGAGCCTGCTGCCCTATGGGGTGCTCTGGTTATCGAGAAAGCTCGACCTGCAACTTGGGGCCGGCAATGCCCTGTGGCACCGGAAAAGCAGCACGCTGATTATGCAAATATGGGTAAGGATTGAAAGCAGTAGAACGGGAGAGGTTCTATTCTCTCGCGACCTCAATTTTCGGGGAGATACAGACGAAGCTTGGCGGCGAGCCGAAGCGTTTTTGACCAGCGCAATCACATCCGCACCGCACCTGGAACGCTAAGCTCATGTAACGGACCGTGTGAGGCGCGGTGCAGGACAGACCATCGAAGAAAATGATCTGACGCGCTCCCTTGTGCCGAATCGGTGTCGACGCCCGGCGCCGACCTCAGCAGCAGGATCGCGGATTGGGTTCGTGCCGTGCGCGAGCACGCCGATGCCCTTCCTGCCGGCCGGGGGCCCGCGCTTCTCATCCGCATCGCCGGGCAGCTGACGGTCAAGGGCGCCACTGTCCCGATCAGCGAGGATCAGCGCGGACGCACCTTGTTTCTCCTCGCTTCCCGATTGAGCAACGACGCTCCCTGAGCTCGACCCATATGAGGCGTCTCCGCAAGGGGTGAACCTTCGGCGTTTCGGACGGGCGGGAGCCGGGAGGCAGAGCCACGCTGCAAACTGGCGGACGGACCGGAACCGGGTGGGATCGGGCACAGCCGCCGCGATCGCGCTCGCGGTGATCGGCCCAAGGCCGGGGATCGTCAGGAGGCGGCGGCTCGCGGCGTCGGTCCGGCACCAGGCGACGATCACCGTCTCGGCCTTCCTGCTCGGCGACCTCTTCGATCGGGCCGATGAGGCGACGGATCGCCGATCGCGCCAACTCTGGCTTCAAGTCGCCGGACTCAGCTCAGCGGTTCCTCTCGACGCACGCAGCCGTTCAGAACACGTTCTATGGTCAGCGTCACCTGATTTCCCGCCGCATACTCCGCCTGTTCAGGGTTGAGGCGGCGGACGCATGGCGGCAGGCGACCACTGCGGCCTGAGGTGAGGCCGGTCCTGCCGCTTCTGCGACCGCAACTCAGTTCCCGTGACGGCGCCTGCTGGACAACGCGGCGGCGTACGAGGCGATTCGCGACTGAAATGCCGCCGCGCTACCTGTCAGGTTGCCTATAGGTCTAAGATTACAATTGAAGGGACATGATCTATTCTGCATCCCCACCTTACAGGCCACCTCTGACGCGAGAAATGGATGTGGCGTGCTCTTCTAAACGTCGACTGGGCGGCTCGCGGCGCTCCAGTCTTGTGCGGCCGTCTGTCCATATGACGAAGAGCAAAATTATTTCAGCCGACGAGGCTATTGCTTTGGTCCGCGACGGCGACGTCGTCACCACCACGGGCTTCGTTCAGAGCTGCATCCCGGAGGCGCTGCACGCTGCGCTTGAGAAGCGCTTCGTGGAGAGCGGCGCTCCGCGAGGCCTTACCCTGATCATGACGGCGGGCGCGGGCGACAGCAAAGGTCTGGGCACGGGGCGCCTGCACCACGACGGCCTACTGCGTCGGGTCATCGGCGCGAATTTCGGGCGCATGCCAAAGGTCGCCCAGGCCGCGCAGGAGAACAAGATCCTGGCCTATAACCTCCCTCAGGGGGTCATCTCGCAGCTCTTCCGCGCCTGTGCGGCCGGGCAGCCCGGCTTGTTTTCCAAGGTCGGCCTCAAGACCTACGTCGACCCGCGCCACGGCGGCGGACGCGTCAACACAATAACCAAGGATGAAATCGTCAAGCTCGTCGAAGTCGATGGCGAGGAGTGGCTGTTCTACACGGCGACCAAGATCGACGTCGCCTTCATCCGCGGCACCTCGGCCGACCCATCGGGCAATATCTGCATGGCCAAGGAGGCATTGACCCTCGATAACCTCGCCCAGGCCATGGCTGCGCGCAACAATGGCGGCATCGTCATC
Encoded here:
- a CDS encoding DUF2380 domain-containing protein, yielding MIQATLSDEAFGREAARDALINALAECDAVATSTIVTVSSEVGVWLDTGLEAKQAQWVSLLPYGVLWLSRKLDLQLGAGNALWHRKSSTLIMQIWVRIESSRTGEVLFSRDLNFRGDTDEAWRRAEAFLTSAITSAPHLER